One window of the Saccopteryx leptura isolate mSacLep1 chromosome 9, mSacLep1_pri_phased_curated, whole genome shotgun sequence genome contains the following:
- the SUPT5H gene encoding transcription elongation factor SPT5 isoform X1 has protein sequence MSDSEDSNFSEEDSERSSDGEEAEIDEERRSTAGSEKEEEPEEEEEEEEEEEYDEEEEEEDDDRPPKKPRHGGFILDEADVDDEYEDEDQWEDGAEDILEKEEIEASNIDNVVLDEDRSGARRLQNLWRDQREEELGEYYMKKYAKSSVGETVYGGSDELSDDITQQQLLPGVKDPNLWTVKCKIGEERATAISLMRKFIAYQFTDTPLQIKSVVAPEHVKGYIYVEAYKQTHVKQAIEGVGNLRLGYWNQQMVPIKEMTDVLKVVKEVANLKPKSWVRLKRGIYKDDIAQVDYVEPSQNTISLKMIPRIDYDRIKARMSLKDWFAKRKKFKRPPQPPQRLFDAEKIRSLGGDVASDGDFLIFEGNRYSRKGFLFKSFAMSAVITEGVKPTLSELEKFEDQPEGIDLEVVTESTGKEREHNFQPGDNVEVCEGELINLQGKILSVDGNKITIMPKHEDLKDMLEFPAQELRKYFKMGDHVKVIAGRFEGDTGLIVRVEENFVILFSDLTMHELKVLPRDLQLCSETASGVDVGGQHEWGELVQLDPQTVGVIVRLERETFQVLNMYGKVVTVRHQAVTRKKDNRFAVALDSEQNNIHVKDIVKVIDGPHSGREGEIRHLFRSFAFLHCKKLVENGGMFVCKTRHLVLAGGSKPRDMTNFTLGGFAPMSPRISSPMHPSAGGQRGSFGSPGGGGMSRGRGRRDNELIGQTVRISQGPYKGYIGVVKDATESTARVELHSTCQTISVDRQRLTTVGSQCPGGMTSTDGRTPMYGSQTPMYGSGSRTPMYGSQTPLQDGSRTPHYGSQTPLHDGSRTPAQSGAWDPNNPNTPSRAEEEYEYAFDDEPTPSPQAYGGTPNPQTPGYPDPSSPQVNPQYNPQTPGTPAMYNTDQFSPYAAPSPQGSYQPSPSPQSYHQVAPSPAGYQNTHSPASYHPTPSPMAYQASPSPSPVGYSPMTPGAPSPGGYNPHTPGSGIEQNSSDWVTTDIQVKVRDTYLDTQVVGQTGVIRSVTGGMCSVYLKDSEKVVSISSEHLEPITPTKNNKVKVILGEDREATGVLLSIDGEDGIVRMDLDEKFKIFNLRFLGKLLEA, from the exons ATGTGGATGATGAGTATGAGGATGAGGACCAGTGGGAGGATGGAGCAGAGGACATCTTAGAGAAAG AAGAGATTGAAG CCTCCAATATTGATAATGTTGTCCTGGACGAAGACCGTTCTGGGGCTCGCCGCTTACAGAACCTCTGGAG AGACCAGCGAGAAGAAGAACTAGGCGAGTATTACATGAAGAAATATGCCAAGTCATCTGTGGGAGAGAC gGTGTATGGAGGATCTGATGAACTCTCTGACGACATCACCCAGCAGCAGCTGCTCCCGGGAGTCAA GGATCCAAATCTCTGGACTGTCAAATGTAAG ATTGGTGAGGAGCGGGCCACAGCCATTTCCTTGATGCGCAAGTTCATTGCCTACCAGTTCACAGACACG CCCCTGCAGATTAAGTCAGTAGTGGCACCAGAACATGTGAAAGGGTACATCTACGTGGAGGCCTATAAGCAGACCCATGTGAAGCAGGCCATAGAGGGTGTGGGCAACCTGCGGCTTGGCTACTGGAACCAGCAGATGGTGCCCATCAAGGAGATGACAGACGTGCTCAAAGTGGTGAAGGAAGTGGCCAACCTGAAACCTAAATCCTGGGTCCGCCTCAAGAGGGGCATCTATAAAGATGACATCGCACAG GTGGATTATGTGGAGCCCAGTCAAAACACCATCTCTCTGAAGATGATCCCACGCATTGACTATGACCGCATCAAGGCCCGCATGAGCTTG AAAGACTGGTTTGCCAAAAGGAAGAAGTTTAAACGGCCTCCACAGCCTCCACAGAGGCTGTTTGACGCCGAGAAGATCAG GTCCCTGGGGGGCGATGTTGCCTCTGATGGTGACTTCCTCATCTTCGAGGGGAACCGTTACAGCCGGAAGGGCTTTCTGTTTAAGAGCTTCGCGATGTCTGCTGTG ATCACAGAGGGTGTGAAGCCCACACTCTCTGAGCTGGAAAAGTTTGAGGACCAGCCAGAAGGCATTGACCTGGAGGTGGTGACTGAGAGCACAG GGAAGGAACGGGAGCATAACTTCCAACCTGGGGACAATGTGGAAGTGTGTGAGGGTGAACTCATCAACCTGCAGGGCAAGATTCTCAGTGTGGACGGCAACAAGATCACTATCATGCCTAAGCATGAGGACCTTAAG GACATGCTGGAGTTCCCAGCCCAGGAACTTAGGAAGTACTTCAAGATGGGTGATCATGTGAAGGTGATTGCTGGCCGCTTTGAGGGTGACACAGGTCTCATTGTGCGCGTGGAGGAGAACTTTGTCATCCTCTTCTCCGACCTCACCATGCATGAG CTGAAAGTCCTCCCCCGGGACCTGCAGCTCTGCTCAGAGACAGCATCAGGTGTGGATGTTGGGGGCCAGCATGAATGGGGGGAGCTGGTGCAGCTGGATCCCCAGACTGTGGGCGTCATCGTGCGACTGGAGAGGGAGACCTTCCAG GTGCTAAACATGTATGGGAAAGTGGTGACTGTCAGGCACCAGGCTGTGACCCGGAAGAAGGACAACCGCTTTGCCGTGGCCCTGGACTCAGAACAGAACAACATCCATGTGAAAGATATTGTCAAGGTCATTGATGGCCCCCACTCA GGCCGGGAGGGCGAGATCCGCCATCTTTTCCGTAGCTTTGCCTTCCTTCATTGCAAGAAACTGGTGGAAAACGGGGGCATGTTTGTCTGCAAGACACGTCACCTGGTGCTGGCTGGGGGCTCAAAG CCCCGAGATATGACCAACTTCACATTGGGTGGCTTTGCCCCTATGAGTCCCCGGATCAGCAGCCCCATGCACCCCAGTGCTGGAG GTCAGCGCGGCAGCTTTGGTAGCCCGGGTGGCGGTGGCATGAGCAGGGGCCGGGGACGGAGAGACAATGAGCTCATTGGCCAGACTGTGCGCATCTCCCAGGGGCCCTACAAAG GCTACATTGGTGTGGTGAAGGATGCCACGGAGTCCACGGCCCGAGTGGAGCTGCACTCCACCTGCCAGACTATCTCTGTAGACCGTCAGCGGCTCACCACAGT GGGTTCACAGTGCCCGGGTGGCATGACCTCAACAGATGGGCGAACACCCATGTATGGTTCCCAGACACCCATGTACGGCTCTGGCTCTCGCACACCCATGTATGGCTCTCAGACACCTCTCCAGGATG GCAGCCGCACTCCGCATTATGGCTCACAGACACCTCTGCATGATGGCAGCCGCACTCCTGCCCAGAGTGGGGCCTGGGACCCCAACAACCCTAACACACCATCACG GGCTGAGGAAGAATATGAGTATGCCTTTGACGATGAGCCCACGCCATCCCCACAGGCCTATGGGGGTACCCCTAACCCTCAAACACCTGGCTACCCAGACCCCTCATCCCCACAGGTTAATCCACAGTACAACCCACAGACACCAGGGACACCAGCCAT GTACAACACAGACCAGTTTTCCCCCTATGCTGCCCCCTCTCCACAGGGCTCCTatcagcccagccccagcccccagagCTACCACCAGGTGGCACCAAGCCCAGCCGGCTACCAGAACACCCACTCTCCAGCCAGCTACCACCCCACGCCCTCGCCCATGGCCTATCAG GCCAGCCCCAGCCCGAGCCCTGTTGGCTACAGTCCGATGAcacctggagccccctcccctggTGGCTACAACCCACACACACCAGGCTCAGGCATTGAGCAGAACTCTAGCGACTGGGTAACCACTGACATCCAGGTGAAGGTGCGGGACACTTACCTGGATACACAAGTGGTGGGACAGACAGGTGTCATCCGCAGTGTCACT GGAGGCATGTGCTCTGTGTATCTGAAGGACAGTGAGAAGGTTGTCAGCATCTCCAGTGAGCACCTGGAGCCTATCACCCCCACCAAGAACAACAAG GTGAAGGTGATCCTGGGTGAGGATCGGGAAGCCACAGGTGTCCTGTTGAGCATCGATGGCGAGGACGGCATTGTCCGCATGGACCTTGATGAAAAGTTCAAGATTTTCAACCTCCGCTTCCTGGGGAAGCTCCTGGAGGCCTGA
- the TIMM50 gene encoding mitochondrial import inner membrane translocase subunit TIM50 has protein sequence MAASAALALHLRSGLRLGARGLCARLVTSLPRASDQVKEIGSHPSTKAQAQGSQQQRGTEGPSYAKKVALWLAGLLGAGGTVSVIYIFGNNSVDETGAKIPDEFDSDPILVQQLRRTYKYFKDYRQMIIEPTSPCLLPDPLREPYYQPPYTLVLELTGVLLHPEWSLATGWRFKKRPGIETLFQQLAPLYEIVIFTSETGMTAFPLIDSVDPHGFISYRLFRDATRYMDGHHVKDISCLNRDPARVVVVDCKKEAFRLQPYNGVVLRPWDGNSDDRVLLDLSAFLKTIALNGVEDVRTVLEHYALEDDPLEAFKQRQSWLEQEEQQRLAELSKSNKQNLFFSSLTSRLWPRSKQP, from the exons ATGGCGGCCTCGGCGGCGCTCGCCTTGCACTTGCGGAGCGGGCTGCGGCTCGGCGCGCGGGGGCTGTGCGCGAGGCTGGTGACGTCGCTTCCCCGGGCATCGGACCAG GTCAAGGAGATTGGGAGCCACCCCAGCACTAAGGCCCAGGCCCAAGGGTCACAGCAGCAGCGGGGCACGGAGGGTCCCAGCTATGCTAAAAAAGTCGCACTCTGGCTTGCTGGGCTGCTTGGGGCCGGTGGGACCGTGAGTGTCATCTATATCTTCG GAAACAACTCTGTGGATGAAACTGGTGCCAAG ATTCCCGATGAATTCGACAGTG ATCCAATTCTGGTACAGCAGTTACGCCGGACATACAAATATTTCAAAGACTATAGACAG ATGATCATCGAGCCCACCAGCCCCTGCCTTCTCCCAGACCCTCTGCGGGAGCCGTACTACCAGCCACCCTACACACTGGTCTTGGAGCTCACCGGTGTCCTATTGCATCCTGAGTGGTCG ctgGCCACTGGCTGGAGGTTTAAGAAGCGTCCAGGCATCGAGACCTTATTCCAGCAACTTGCCCCTTTGTATGAAATCGTCATCTTTACTTCAGAGACTGGCATG ACAGCGTTTCCACTTATCGACAGTGTGGACCCCCATGGCTTCATCTCCTACCGCCTCTTCCGGGACGCCACACGCTACATGGATGGACACCATGTTAAG GACATTTCCTGTCTGAATCGGGACCCAGCCCGTGTAGTAGTTGTGGACTGCAAGAAGGAAGCCTTCCGCCTACAGCCCTATAATGGTGTTGTCCTGCGGCCCTGGGACGGCAACTCCGATGACCGGGTCTTGTTGGACCTATCTGCCTTCCTCAAGA CCATTGCATTGAATGGTGTGGAGGATGTCCGGACCGTGCTAGAGCACTATGCCCTGGAGGATGACCCACTGGAGGCTTTCAAACAGCGGCAAAGCTGGCTAGAGCAG GAGGAGCAGCAGCGCCTAGCAGAGCTCTCCAAATCCAACAAGCAGAACCTCTTCTTCAGCTCTCTCACCAGCCGCCTGTGGCCTCGCTCCAAACAGCCCTGA
- the SUPT5H gene encoding transcription elongation factor SPT5 isoform X2 yields the protein MSDSEDSNFSEEDSERSSDGEEAEIDEERRSTAGSEKEEEPEEEEEEEEEEEYDEEEEEEDDDRPPKKPRHGGFILDEADVDDEYEDEDQWEDGAEDILEKASNIDNVVLDEDRSGARRLQNLWRDQREEELGEYYMKKYAKSSVGETVYGGSDELSDDITQQQLLPGVKDPNLWTVKCKIGEERATAISLMRKFIAYQFTDTPLQIKSVVAPEHVKGYIYVEAYKQTHVKQAIEGVGNLRLGYWNQQMVPIKEMTDVLKVVKEVANLKPKSWVRLKRGIYKDDIAQVDYVEPSQNTISLKMIPRIDYDRIKARMSLKDWFAKRKKFKRPPQPPQRLFDAEKIRSLGGDVASDGDFLIFEGNRYSRKGFLFKSFAMSAVITEGVKPTLSELEKFEDQPEGIDLEVVTESTGKEREHNFQPGDNVEVCEGELINLQGKILSVDGNKITIMPKHEDLKDMLEFPAQELRKYFKMGDHVKVIAGRFEGDTGLIVRVEENFVILFSDLTMHELKVLPRDLQLCSETASGVDVGGQHEWGELVQLDPQTVGVIVRLERETFQVLNMYGKVVTVRHQAVTRKKDNRFAVALDSEQNNIHVKDIVKVIDGPHSGREGEIRHLFRSFAFLHCKKLVENGGMFVCKTRHLVLAGGSKPRDMTNFTLGGFAPMSPRISSPMHPSAGGQRGSFGSPGGGGMSRGRGRRDNELIGQTVRISQGPYKGYIGVVKDATESTARVELHSTCQTISVDRQRLTTVGSQCPGGMTSTDGRTPMYGSQTPMYGSGSRTPMYGSQTPLQDGSRTPHYGSQTPLHDGSRTPAQSGAWDPNNPNTPSRAEEEYEYAFDDEPTPSPQAYGGTPNPQTPGYPDPSSPQVNPQYNPQTPGTPAMYNTDQFSPYAAPSPQGSYQPSPSPQSYHQVAPSPAGYQNTHSPASYHPTPSPMAYQASPSPSPVGYSPMTPGAPSPGGYNPHTPGSGIEQNSSDWVTTDIQVKVRDTYLDTQVVGQTGVIRSVTGGMCSVYLKDSEKVVSISSEHLEPITPTKNNKVKVILGEDREATGVLLSIDGEDGIVRMDLDEKFKIFNLRFLGKLLEA from the exons ATGTGGATGATGAGTATGAGGATGAGGACCAGTGGGAGGATGGAGCAGAGGACATCTTAGAGAAAG CCTCCAATATTGATAATGTTGTCCTGGACGAAGACCGTTCTGGGGCTCGCCGCTTACAGAACCTCTGGAG AGACCAGCGAGAAGAAGAACTAGGCGAGTATTACATGAAGAAATATGCCAAGTCATCTGTGGGAGAGAC gGTGTATGGAGGATCTGATGAACTCTCTGACGACATCACCCAGCAGCAGCTGCTCCCGGGAGTCAA GGATCCAAATCTCTGGACTGTCAAATGTAAG ATTGGTGAGGAGCGGGCCACAGCCATTTCCTTGATGCGCAAGTTCATTGCCTACCAGTTCACAGACACG CCCCTGCAGATTAAGTCAGTAGTGGCACCAGAACATGTGAAAGGGTACATCTACGTGGAGGCCTATAAGCAGACCCATGTGAAGCAGGCCATAGAGGGTGTGGGCAACCTGCGGCTTGGCTACTGGAACCAGCAGATGGTGCCCATCAAGGAGATGACAGACGTGCTCAAAGTGGTGAAGGAAGTGGCCAACCTGAAACCTAAATCCTGGGTCCGCCTCAAGAGGGGCATCTATAAAGATGACATCGCACAG GTGGATTATGTGGAGCCCAGTCAAAACACCATCTCTCTGAAGATGATCCCACGCATTGACTATGACCGCATCAAGGCCCGCATGAGCTTG AAAGACTGGTTTGCCAAAAGGAAGAAGTTTAAACGGCCTCCACAGCCTCCACAGAGGCTGTTTGACGCCGAGAAGATCAG GTCCCTGGGGGGCGATGTTGCCTCTGATGGTGACTTCCTCATCTTCGAGGGGAACCGTTACAGCCGGAAGGGCTTTCTGTTTAAGAGCTTCGCGATGTCTGCTGTG ATCACAGAGGGTGTGAAGCCCACACTCTCTGAGCTGGAAAAGTTTGAGGACCAGCCAGAAGGCATTGACCTGGAGGTGGTGACTGAGAGCACAG GGAAGGAACGGGAGCATAACTTCCAACCTGGGGACAATGTGGAAGTGTGTGAGGGTGAACTCATCAACCTGCAGGGCAAGATTCTCAGTGTGGACGGCAACAAGATCACTATCATGCCTAAGCATGAGGACCTTAAG GACATGCTGGAGTTCCCAGCCCAGGAACTTAGGAAGTACTTCAAGATGGGTGATCATGTGAAGGTGATTGCTGGCCGCTTTGAGGGTGACACAGGTCTCATTGTGCGCGTGGAGGAGAACTTTGTCATCCTCTTCTCCGACCTCACCATGCATGAG CTGAAAGTCCTCCCCCGGGACCTGCAGCTCTGCTCAGAGACAGCATCAGGTGTGGATGTTGGGGGCCAGCATGAATGGGGGGAGCTGGTGCAGCTGGATCCCCAGACTGTGGGCGTCATCGTGCGACTGGAGAGGGAGACCTTCCAG GTGCTAAACATGTATGGGAAAGTGGTGACTGTCAGGCACCAGGCTGTGACCCGGAAGAAGGACAACCGCTTTGCCGTGGCCCTGGACTCAGAACAGAACAACATCCATGTGAAAGATATTGTCAAGGTCATTGATGGCCCCCACTCA GGCCGGGAGGGCGAGATCCGCCATCTTTTCCGTAGCTTTGCCTTCCTTCATTGCAAGAAACTGGTGGAAAACGGGGGCATGTTTGTCTGCAAGACACGTCACCTGGTGCTGGCTGGGGGCTCAAAG CCCCGAGATATGACCAACTTCACATTGGGTGGCTTTGCCCCTATGAGTCCCCGGATCAGCAGCCCCATGCACCCCAGTGCTGGAG GTCAGCGCGGCAGCTTTGGTAGCCCGGGTGGCGGTGGCATGAGCAGGGGCCGGGGACGGAGAGACAATGAGCTCATTGGCCAGACTGTGCGCATCTCCCAGGGGCCCTACAAAG GCTACATTGGTGTGGTGAAGGATGCCACGGAGTCCACGGCCCGAGTGGAGCTGCACTCCACCTGCCAGACTATCTCTGTAGACCGTCAGCGGCTCACCACAGT GGGTTCACAGTGCCCGGGTGGCATGACCTCAACAGATGGGCGAACACCCATGTATGGTTCCCAGACACCCATGTACGGCTCTGGCTCTCGCACACCCATGTATGGCTCTCAGACACCTCTCCAGGATG GCAGCCGCACTCCGCATTATGGCTCACAGACACCTCTGCATGATGGCAGCCGCACTCCTGCCCAGAGTGGGGCCTGGGACCCCAACAACCCTAACACACCATCACG GGCTGAGGAAGAATATGAGTATGCCTTTGACGATGAGCCCACGCCATCCCCACAGGCCTATGGGGGTACCCCTAACCCTCAAACACCTGGCTACCCAGACCCCTCATCCCCACAGGTTAATCCACAGTACAACCCACAGACACCAGGGACACCAGCCAT GTACAACACAGACCAGTTTTCCCCCTATGCTGCCCCCTCTCCACAGGGCTCCTatcagcccagccccagcccccagagCTACCACCAGGTGGCACCAAGCCCAGCCGGCTACCAGAACACCCACTCTCCAGCCAGCTACCACCCCACGCCCTCGCCCATGGCCTATCAG GCCAGCCCCAGCCCGAGCCCTGTTGGCTACAGTCCGATGAcacctggagccccctcccctggTGGCTACAACCCACACACACCAGGCTCAGGCATTGAGCAGAACTCTAGCGACTGGGTAACCACTGACATCCAGGTGAAGGTGCGGGACACTTACCTGGATACACAAGTGGTGGGACAGACAGGTGTCATCCGCAGTGTCACT GGAGGCATGTGCTCTGTGTATCTGAAGGACAGTGAGAAGGTTGTCAGCATCTCCAGTGAGCACCTGGAGCCTATCACCCCCACCAAGAACAACAAG GTGAAGGTGATCCTGGGTGAGGATCGGGAAGCCACAGGTGTCCTGTTGAGCATCGATGGCGAGGACGGCATTGTCCGCATGGACCTTGATGAAAAGTTCAAGATTTTCAACCTCCGCTTCCTGGGGAAGCTCCTGGAGGCCTGA